The Cryptococcus gattii WM276 chromosome F, complete sequence genome segment CAGCGCGTACCTGCTCCGCTGCATAAACCCTCTTTCCGCACCCTCCACACATATCATTCCCTATTATCCTCCCTCCCACCTTACTCCTTGGGCTCTCCCCTTTCTTCAGTAACCCTCTATCGTCTAGTGCTTTTGCACCTCCAGCAAAGGGTACGCTGATCGGTCTTTGTTCTCTGAAATTGGGCTTAGTAATGGGGATGGCGGGGTCGGTTGGAGTTGCTGGTTCGGGAGGTGGGGTAGAACGTAGTGGAGGAGGGTGGTAGAATTCTGTTGTAGGAGGTAGAGGACGAGGGGAATAGGAGGCTGTGAGAGAGGCAGGGCGGTGATATGAAGGGGTTATGACAGATGGAGGAGGGGTTGTTTTAGGTGGTGTTGAGGGGATGGAGGGAAGAACGTTGGCATGTCGAAGGTCTGGAAGACGTTAGATGGTTCCATGGATAGATCATGTTTGCTTACCTCTTGTTCCAAACAAGACAACATGACATCTCTGACAGTACGGCTGACATGATAAAGAGATCAGCTTATCTCGGTCATCTTTCCAAAGCCCTGTGATGAGCAATGATGTGAACTCACCTGGGAATCGTGCTCAACAAGGCTACCAGAATCTAGTCTTTTACTGCAGTTTAGACATTTCAGACATAGCTTATGATAAATCTACTCATGGTCAGTGTAAAACTGCTCCGCAGGAGTCGGATTACGAACCTTCCTGCCTGGCCCCATGACTTGTTCGGCATGATAAGCTGTCTTGTTACAGCTCTCGCATTTAGGAGCACCTCCAAGCATCATCTTGGTGAGTATATCTTGGCTGGAAGTAAGGTGTTGAAAGATATCGATGCACccgatgaagaagataaagGGGCGATTTATAAAATCAAAATGACGCGCGTATTATTATAGGGCGATGACTTGCGGTGAAACATGACACCCAGCGGACGCGATCCGCGGTGTTAATtactattattattattgaTTATTTATAAACCATGGACACGTCAGACGTCGGTGTTTTCAAAGTGCAGCAGTCAGTGAATAGATGCATGGGCGAGAAGGGCATGGTCTTCCTGTATGAGTTATCCCTGGCAACAGCTGTACAATGATCTAACACGAACTCAGTCTTCACGAGAAGTACTGCGATGATTACCTCCCTCATATAATTACAGAGCGAATAATACTCTTCCCTTCTTATCTGTAATTAAAGAAGGATGTCTGTACATACGACCAAATCATGAGACAATGAAAACGACCTGATCGTGGGTCAAGATGCAGCAGTGAACTGACCGTCCAGCTGAGTTGCAAGCTCTTGACTAAATTTATGCGAGAATTGATATATGTAATAGTAACCAGCACAAGAGCGTTCGACAAGTTCCCCAGGAGTACGCTATTTCAATCGGGCATTCGTCCGCATGCCGGTTGTTTATATGATGAGAGCGAGGCATTTTAGTttgtcttcttttttaCGTCCATCTCCAACATTCTACAAAAGTTCGACATAGCTTTACTTTCCCCAGTTTCTCTTTTCGTCTACATACTCACAGCCCTTCCCAATCTCTCTGTCCCTGTCTCAAACGCCAACGTTGGAGATTCGGCTCCAGTCGCCCGCGTGGTTGGCATCTCAAGCAGCCTGCCTTCTGTTAATCAACATAATCGAAAAAAGATCAACGGTATAATAATAGCCCTTAAGCAAAGGGTCAAACAACTTAAAGCATGCCATCCTCGACCCTTCCTCCGTCAcgacctcttcctcttcgtcatctCCTCGAGACATATACCACATCTCACCCCCTACGTACCccttcccctcttcctccatcgTCTCGAGTGGATCCAAAACTTCGCCAACGCCTGCCGCCACCTACATCTGCAAGCCCCCTTCTTTGGACTTTACCAACATGGTGGCTGTTCATCCGCTTTGTGTTCACGAAAGGCATACACATTGCGCTTGCCTTGATCTCCCATTTTCTCTTCGGGCCTAAGCGACCGAGCTGGGGTTATCGAATGACCTTCATTACGTCCTTTATGCGAAATATTGCAGATCATTCCAGTTTGGCGGACATTGCGCTCATTAGGAGATTTATTTCACTGCACTTTTTAGTGCCTTTGCCAGGAGATGCGGTTGTAACTCCTATCACCTTCACTGTGCCCCCAAGAAAGGCAGAGCAGGTTGCTAGGGGCTTCTTGCGGGACCTGGATGTCGCAGAGACGGGAAGCCGTCAGCTTTCTGGGGAGTGGGTTGTCGGCACCGAGGTGTGGAAGAGGCTGAGAGCGGAGAAGAGGGCGAGACAGAAGAAACAACGTGCATCCCCCAGATACAATCTCTCGCCAAACGAAGAAAGCTCAAAACAGACGAAATTAGAGATTGAGCCTGAAACTCTGAAGCAAAAGGGGAAGTCAAGCGAAAGAGTAATCTACTATGTGCATGGCGGGGCTTATTATGTGGGGAATGCTGCTACTCACAGGCTTGTCACCATTGGCGTGAGCAAATCTTGCAATGCCCGAGTGTTCGGTACGTCGCTCGTACAAGTACACAACCTCTCTCTAACTTCAGGATACAGCCATAACATATCGCCTTGCACCAGAGCATGttttccctctccccctTCACGACGTTCTTTTAGGCTACTTGCGACTCTTATCTCCTCCCCTCTCCATACCTCCAGAGAATATCATCATCGCAGGCGACTCTGCAGGCGGAGGTCTTAGTTTGGCACTATGCATGTACCTTCGTGACGAAGGATACAGACTTCCAGCAGGTCTAGTATTAATGAGCCCTTGGGTGGATTTGACGATGAGCTGCGGGAGCTGGGATGAGAATGCAGACTCTGACGTAGTGCCTCGTCCCGAGACGGATGGTAAGTCATTTTCGATCCCTCCGATGAAATGCAGCAGGGAGGCTGACTCGTATCAGATCATCTTAACCCAGTGGGTTGTTACCTCGGTCCCGAAGGCATTGCCACTTACCTCACACATCCTTACGCTTCACCGTTATTTGGTGATTTCCACGGCTTACCCCCCATGCTCATCCAGTCTGGCGACTCTGAAGTCCTCCGAGATGAAATCACGCTCGTCGCACACAAAGCTACTCTTGCTGGAGTCAACGTCACACATGAGCTATACGAAGATATGGTGCATGTTTTCCAAATGTTCTCGTTCTTACCTGCTACGATGACGGCAATCAACAACGTCGGTGTATGGGTTAGGACAACCTTGCCAAAGATAGAGAAGGAACAGAGGCAAGCAGCAGGTATGGATAAGGACCAGCAAGAGGTTGGAGCCCTCGATGTGGATGTGACAGAAAGtatggaagaggaaattGGGAAGGGCAATCGAGTTGTTGCCAAGGATGGCCAAGAGATTGGTGTACGAAGTGGGAGGACAGAGGTCATGTCTGAAGAGATCGATGCGACTCAAGATCTGTCGAGGCAACAGACGTCGACATCCAAGAAAGATTTCTCAAGGAGGTCTATCAACGAGCGATCTACCGTTGATACGGACTCACTTGCAAAGTTGGACTCTGACTCTGACTCTGGCTCACCGACGCCTACAAACAGTCGACTTTCTTCACCGTCTATCGCCTTCCCCAGAGAACCCCGTACACCTCCACGTCATTCCGACCCATTCTTGGATGTACAACAAGATCAATCCCAGTCATCGCAGCCACATACCCTTCCTCGCCTTCGTCGAGTGCAAACAACCGTGCCTATGGCCTTTGCCCTTTCCCCACCTCCCAACCCACTATCATCAACGCGTCGTCGACGTCCCACAACCAGTTCTCTCCTCActtccccctcttcctccgtATACGGACAAGATACATCTTACCCTGCCTCTCCAACTTCATCAGCCTCTGCGCGGAAACGACTTCGTTCGGGCACACTTTCTTTCCAGCCTCGCCCAACGACAAGAATAAGAAGTAAAAGTCATTCCGACATATTCAATCTGGTGGAAGGATATGTTGAGGGGGGAGCTGCGAATGAGACGACGGTGTATGCAGCTGGAGGGGAGGTTAAAAGTGTGGGTGTACTaggagaggatgaggaggagtAGGTGGGTAGAGTCAAGAATCGGAAGATGCTAGAGGAGACGTTGTAGTATCCATCATTTGGAGTATCGAACATTCACCATGTTGTCAGTTATCAGAACCAAAGCTTTGCATATCATGCACTACGTACTGCACGGATGTAAATTACTACCGTCTACAGCACTTATTATATTATAATACAGTCTTCGGCGCCGGACGCCGGATTGTCTACCGTAATAATCTCTTCTGGCGAACTAACACAAGCAATACTCCGGCCATTAATGCCCATTTGGCCGATCCACCTGGCCGATATCGGATATCGTTCTTTGAACGGAACCGGTTAAACTGTTGTAAGTCGGTCTGGCAAGATAAATATCAACTAAGTCGGGTATCAACCGAGTCGGTTAGTCTTTATTTAGTTAATGACAGCAATTGCCATAATAATTAAGGACAGCGGTGCTGTCCGCTGAACTTTCGCCATCCATAAATGCCGAGCGGACAACCTCTCGGTCACTATATTCACTACTGCGGAACTAATAGGAATTGCGGTCATTGCAATGTTAACTTCGGTAGCCGTTGTATTCGGGAATGATTAGTTGTAACTGATGATGTCACAACTCTACTTTCCTAATCTCGACCAGAACTGACCGAGAGGACAGAAGACTGAGTTATATGCAAGTTCTATAAACAAGGATTGTATGATGGAAACGGGCGTTTTCTCTCCACTTATGTCTCCTGACCCCCCTTAATAAGTCAGAGTCTTCGATTTTTTACGAAGATAGAAAAGATACCGTGCTGAAGACGGTTGCTTTTTGGCACGGCTTAATAAACGACCGACGCGAAAGCGCAAACACACTTCCAAGTGCCTGGACAAAACCAATCACAAAAAAGAGAGCGGCGAAGTGGCCAAAAACGGTGGTCACGAGTTCACGTCTCAGATTAATTGACAACGGGCGTCGACGCTTTCTTAATAGCAGTGTATTATGACCAGGCGGGGAGATCTTGCTAGCAAGCATGGTCCATGACAAAAGAGCTACGGTGACCGGTGTATCGGCGTCCGAATAGGACTCGCATTTCGCAACATGTTTGGTCCTTGCCCATCATCCATCACCATC includes the following:
- a CDS encoding uncharacterized protein (Similar to TIGR gene model, INSD accession AAW44333.1); the encoded protein is MTEINLRHANVLPSIPSTPPKTTPPPSVITPSYHRPASLTASYSPRPLPPTTEFYHPPPLRSTPPPEPATPTDPAIPITKPNFREQRPISVPFAGGAKALDDRGLLKKGESPRSKVGGRIIGNDMCGGCGKRVYAAEQVFSVGHKWHRWCLKCNKCKTTLDPSKVSDRDGVPHCKNCYAKASIGAVGLLYISIIDSLYRNSVPVAL
- a CDS encoding uncharacterized protein (Similar to TIGR gene model, INSD accession AAW44115.1); the encoded protein is MPSSTLPPSRPLPLRHLLETYTTSHPLRTPSPLPPSSRVDPKLRQRLPPPTSASPLLWTLPTWWLFIRFVFTKGIHIALALISHFLFGPKRPSWGYRMTFITSFMRNIADHSSLADIALIRRFISLHFLVPLPGDAVVTPITFTVPPRKAEQVARGFLRDLDVAETGSRQLSGEWVVGTEVWKRLRAEKRARQKKQRASPRYNLSPNEESSKQTKLEIEPETLKQKGKSSERVIYYVHGGAYYVGNAATHRLVTIGVSKSCNARVFAITYRLAPEHVFPLPLHDVLLGYLRLLSPPLSIPPENIIIAGDSAGGGLSLALCMYLRDEGYRLPAGLVLMSPWVDLTMSCGSWDENADSDVVPRPETDDHLNPVGCYLGPEGIATYLTHPYASPLFGDFHGLPPMLIQSGDSEVLRDEITLVAHKATLAGVNVTHELYEDMVHVFQMFSFLPATMTAINNVGVWVRTTLPKIEKEQRQAAGMDKDQQEVGALDVDVTESMEEEIGKGNRVVAKDGQEIGVRSGRTEVMSEEIDATQDLSRQQTSTSKKDFSRRSINERSTVDTDSLAKLDSDSDSGSPTPTNSRLSSPSIAFPREPRTPPRHSDPFLDVQQDQSQSSQPHTLPRLRRVQTTVPMAFALSPPPNPLSSTRRRRPTTSSLLTSPSSSVYGQDTSYPASPTSSASARKRLRSGTLSFQPRPTTRIRSKSHSDIFNLVEGYVEGGAANETTVYAAGGEVKSVGVLGEDEEE